The Acidimicrobiia bacterium genomic sequence CTTGCCCTCGGCCTCGGCGCGCGTCTGCTGGATGGAACCGGCCTTCACGAACGCGAGCAGCCGCTCCTCGCGCTCACTCGTCGTCGCGACCGCCGTGGCCGTGCCACCGCGGCTGACGCCGCCGCCGTTCCCGCCGTTGCCGCCGGTCGAGCGCGTCGCCGGCGCACCGTCGCCCGTGCCGCCGTCTCCCATCGCGGCCACTCGCTCGTGCGCGCGCTCCAGGAGGTTCTCCGGGATGTCCTCGCGCGCGACGGCTTCGGCGGCTTCCGACGACGCGGCGGGAGGTTCCTCGGCTGTCGGCGTCTCGTCGGGGATGTCGGGCATCTGCTTCCTCCCGGCCTACAGCGGACCGCTGATGCCGCCGTCCTTGCGGACGCGCCAGAAGTGGATCGCCATGAAGATGACGATGGTGAACGGTAGGAGCAGCACGTGGAGTACGTACCATCGCAGCAACGTGTCGCCGCTGATCTCCTTGGAACCCAGCAGCACGTAGCGCACCGAGTTCCCGAACACCGGGGTGTAGCCCATCATGTTCGTGCCGACGGTGACCGCCCACAGTGCGAGCTGGTCCCACGGCAGCAGGTAGCCGGTGAACGACATGAGCAGCGTGAGCGTCAGCAGGATGACGCCGATCACCCAGTTGAACTCGCGGGGTGCCTTGTACGCGCCGTGGTAGAAGACGCGGCTCATGTGCAGGAAGACGGACAGCACCATCAGGTGCGCCGCCCACCGGTGCATGTTGCGGACGAGTGACCCGAAGTAGACGGCGGTCTCGAGCGTCTTGACGCTGTCCCACGCGGACGCCGCGGTCGGCCGGTAGAAGAACATCAGGAAGATGCCGGTCACCGTGAGCAGGATGAAGAGGAAGAACGACAGCCCGCCGAGGCAGAGCGTGTACGACACCTTCACCGCGTGCCGCTTCACCTTCACCGGGTGGAGGTGGTACAGCACGCTGTTCATGATCACGTAGGAGCGCTGACGGGGCGTGTCCGCGTGATCCTTCCGGAACACCGATCCAGGCCGGAGGATCGACGTCACCACCTGCGAGCTCGCGAGCTTGTCGCCGGTCTCGCGTGCGCGATCCACGAGGCGCGCGCCCGGGCCTCCCTGCCCGTTCCTGCCGTTCGTGCCGTTGCGAATCGCCACGGACCTTCTCCTCGCGTGGTCCTCCGGGGGCGTTCCCACGTCCGGTCGTCGGATCGCGCCCGGTGCTCCCGTTGTGTGAACGTGCGGTTCAGGTCCGCGACATCACGCGCGGCCCTTGGCGACGGCGGAGCGTCGCCGCAGCGGACGGCCGAACTTCGAGCGGCCGGTGGTCGGCGACTCGCCCCGCTCCGCGAGCTCGGCCGCGGTCGGCCGGCTCTGCCACTTCAGGAACAGGACGATGTTCGTCAGGAAGAACACGACGTAGATGCCGACGGCGATGATGTCGCGGACGTTCTGCTGCGTCATGCTGAACGGCCAGTTCCACGGGAGGCCGAGCATCGACTGCTGGCTGCGCCACACGAACTTGTCGGCGGTCCACTGCAGGTACTTGTCGGAGAAGGTGATCCACTCCGACGGGATGACCGCGTAGCAGACGAGGAACATCGCGAACACGCCGACCGCGCCGGCCATCGCCTGTGCCCACGTCACGGGGCGATCGGACTTTGGCTTGCTCGCGAGGTAGCCGCCGATCGCGAACCCGATCACCGCGACGACGCACCCCCAGATGAGACGACCAGCGGCCGGCGCCCACCCAAAGTGGAACGCGTCCCTGAAGAAGTCCATCACGTTGGGCATCGCGCGGAAACGTCTCCTGGTTCGCCGGCGCGGACCCGGCACGCGCCCCGCTTCATAACACGGTAGATGGGCGCGCGGCACATCGCGGTGGACCGCTTCGGAGCACCGCGTCGCGCGCCACGCAGCGCGACTCGAAGCAGGCTCGCGCGTGCTCGTGTGCGACGATTCCCACGTGAGCGAGCGGAGCGTGAGCGGAGCGGAAGCGGGGCCCGAGCGGCCCGCGCCGTAGGCGCGAGAGCGGGGAACATGAGCGAGCGGAGCGTGAGCGGAGCGGAAGCGGGGCCCGAGCGGCCCGTGCCGTAGGCGCGAGAGCGGGGAACATGAGCGAGCGGTACGACGTGCTCGTCGTCGGCGCCGGACCCGCGGGTGCCGCCGCGGCGTACTGGCTCGCGAGCGGCGGGCGGCGCGTGCTCGCGATCGAACGCAAGCGCTTCCCGCGCGAGAAGACGTGCGGCGACGGCCTCACGCCGCGCGCGGTGCGGCAACTCCACGACATGGGGCTGCAGGACCGGCTCGCGGGACACCAGCGCTTCGACGGCCTCCGCTCGATCGCGCACGGCATCACGCTCGAGCTCGCCTGGCCCGACCATCCGGTCTTCCCGCCCTACGGCTACGTCGTGCGGCGCCGGGACCTCGACGCGATGGTCGCCGAGCGGGCCGTCGACGCGGGGGCGGAGCTGTGGACCGGTGCGGAGGCGGTCGCTCCTGTCGTCGAGGACGGGCTCGTCCGGGGAGCGTCGGTCCGGCGTGACGGTGCCACGGAGCGTGTCGACGCCCGGGTCGTCGTGGTCGCCGACGGTGCGAACTCGCGCTTCGGGCGCGCGCTCGGCACCGAACGGCGGCGGCGCTACCCGCTCGGCATGGCGATCCGCGGGTACTTCGAGAGCCCGTTCCACGACGAGCCGTGGATCGAGAGCCACCTCGACCTGCGTGATCCCGACGGGAACCACCTCCCGGGCTACGGGTGGGTGTTCCCGGTCGGTGACGGCACCGTCAACGTCGGCGCCGGCCTCCTCTCGACGTTCCACGGCTGGAAGTCGGTGAACACGACGCGGCTCATGGAGGCGTTCGTGGCCACCGCGCCCCAGCGGTGGGGCATCCGGGCCGAGACGGCGTGCGGGCCGCCGACGGGCGGCAAGCTGCCGACGGGCGGCTCGGTGGAGCCCAAGGTGGGGCCGACCTGGCTGGTCGTCGGCGACGCCGCGGGATCGGTCAATCCGTTCAACGGTGAGGGCATCGCCTACGCGTACGAGACCGGACGGATGGCGGCCGCGGCGGTCGAGGAGGCGCTCGCGACGGGTGACGGCCTCGCGCTGCACGGCTACACCGCGCAATTGGAGAAGGAGTACGACCTCTACTTCCGCGTCGCTCGCGCGTTCGTGAAAGCGATCGGCAACCCGGCCGTGATGCGCGAGCTGACCCGGGTCGGGATGCGGTCACGCACGCTCATGGAGTGGGTGCTGCGGATCATGGCGAACCTGCTGCGGCCGGACGAGCTCGGGCCCGCCGAGGCCGCGTACCGCGCGGTCGAGCGGCTGGTCGCGCTCGGGCCGGAACCGTGACGCGCGCAGCGCGCGTGGCACGATGCCCGGCCGGGTGCGCCGCCGCCGAAAGGTCGTGGCACGATATGACAGTGACCGAGCTTGCTTCACCGTGCCGTCGATGCGGTCGGGTAGCCTGCGCGCGAGAGGGAGGTTGACGTGGTCCAGTACCTGCCCATCCTCGCCATGATCGTGCTCGTGCTGATCTTCGTCGTGGCGTCGTTCGCGGCCTCGACGTTGCTCTCGCCGAAGCGACCGAACCCGGCGAAGACGGCGCCCTACGAGTCAGGGATCGTTCCCGAGGTCGCGCCCGCCGAGCGGTTCCCGGTGAAGTTCTATCTGGTCGCGCTGACGTTCATCGTGCTCGACGTCGAGATCATCTTCCTCTACCCGTTCACGACCGTGTACCGCGGGATGGGCACGTACGGACTCGTGCTGATGGGTGTGTTCCTGCTCGTGCTGCTCGTGCCGTTCGCGTTCCTGTTGTCGACCGGCGCGCTCGACTGGGGACCGATGAAGCGAGCTCCGGTGCGCGTCGGCGAGGGCGTGCTGCGCGCGTCGAGCATCCCACCGCTCACGGTCGGCTCGTCCGACACCGGCGACGGCGAGGCACGCGGCGGCGCGCCCGAGATCGAGGAGGCGAGCTAGCGATGGGCCTCGACCAGGTCCCGCACAACTTCCTGACCGCGCGCGTCGAGGATCTCGTCAAGTGGGCACAGCGCAGCTCGGTGTGGCCCGCGACCTTCGGTCTCGCCTGTTGCGCGATCGAGATGATGGCGACCGGCGCCGCGCACTACGACACCGCTCGGTTCGGGATGGAGATCTTCCGGGCGAGCCCCCGCCAGGCCGACCTGATGATCGTCGCCGGTCGCCTCAGCCAGAAGATGGCCCCGGTCCTGCGTCAGGTCTACGACCAGATGGTCGAGCCGAAGTGGGTCATCTCGATGGGCGTCTGCGCGAGCTCGGGCGGGATGTTCAACAACTATGCGATCGTCCAGGGCGTCGACCAGATCGTGCCCGTGGACGTGTACGTGCCCGGCTGTCCGCCCGGCCCGGAGACGCTCCTGCACGGGATCCTCACGCTGCACGAGAAGATCCGCAACGGCGAGCTGCTCCGCAGGCGGGAGGACAGCGCGACCGGCGGCGCGGGCGTCGCGCTCGACGAGCGGGTCTCGGCCTGACGGGCGACGACGGGGGACTGACGGCGGCATGGCGGACGATGAGGCTCGTGAAACGATTCCCAAGGACGGCGCGGACGCCGCGACCGGCGAGGTCGCGCGCGCGGGCGCGCCGGCGCCCGACGACGACGTCGCGGCCGCGCTGATCGAGCGCTTCCCGGACGTCCTCTTCTTCCGCTCGCACACCCAGCCCGTCCTCCACGTCCCGCGCGGGCGATGGCACGACGTCGCGCAGTCGCTGCGCGACGACGAGTCGTTCGACCAGTGCGTCGACGTCACCGCCGTCGACCATCTCGTCGATCCCGCGCGTCTCGTCGCGCCCGGGGTCGACCCGGAGCGCTTCGAGGTCGTCACGAACTTCCTGTCGCACACGCGCAACCGGCGCATCCGTTGCATCGCGCAGGTGCCCGCGGACGATCCCGTGATCGCCAGCCTGGTCGACCTGTATCCCGGGTTGTCGTTCCCGGAGCGCGAGACGTACGACCTGTTCGGCATCCGGTTCGAGGGCCATCCCGACCTCACCCGGATCCTCATGCCCGACGACTGGATCGGTCACCCCTTGCGCAAGGACGACGCGCCTGCCCGCGTGCCCGTCACCTTCAAGGAAGACCCCAGCCCGCGATGACATTGCTCCGCTCCCACTCCGCTACTTCGGCTTCGCCTCATCCGCTCCGTTCGCTCCGCGGGACATTGCTCCGCTCCCACTCCGCTACTTCGGCTTCGCCTCATCCGCTCCGTTCGCTCCGCGGTGCTCGCTCGCTCTCGCTCGCGGTCGTGAAGAGCGGGTGGCCCGAGGAGGTCGGCGCTCATGAGTGAGATGACGGACGTCGTCGAGTTCTCGCCCGACGAGGAGCGACTGCAGCGCCAGACCGACGAGGGGTCGCAGGAGCTGCGCACGAGCGTGCGCGACGTCGTCGTCACCGGCGGGCAGTGGCCCGAGGGTGAGGACGAGGGCGACACCATGATCATCAACATGGGGCCGCAGCACCCGTCCACGCACGGCGTGCTGCGCCTCATGATGGAGCTCGACGGCGAGACCGTCCTCCAGGTGAAGCCGGTCATCGGCTACCTGCACACCGGGATGGAGAAGACGGGCGAGGAGCTCACGTACGCGCAGGGCTCCACGAACGTCACGCGCATGGACTACGCCGCGCCGCTGAGCAACGAGCTCGTCTACTCGCTCGCGGTCGAGCGGCTTCTCGACCTCGAGCTCCCGCCGCGCGCGACGTGGATCCGGATGATGATGGTCGAGCTCAACCGCATGTCGTCGCACCTGCTGTTCCAGGCGACGAACGGCATGGACATCGGCGCGCTCTCGATGATGATCTACGGCTGGCGCGAGCGAGAGGAGACGTTGCGGTTCCTCGAGAAGGTCACCGGCCTGCGGATGAACCACAACTACATCCGGCCCGGTGGTGTCGCGGCCGACCTGCCCGACGGCTGGCAGGACGACGTGCTCGAGCTCTGCAAGCTCGTCGAGGCGGGTGTCAGCGAGTACGACGCGCTGCTCACCGAGAACCCCATCTGGCTCGAGCGCATGGTGGGCGTCGGCGTCATCACGACGGAGCAGGCACTCGCGCTGGGCGCGACCGGGCCGATCCTCCGCTCGACCGGGATGCCGTGGGACCTCCGCAAGGCGCAGCCGTACCTCGCGTACGACGACGTCGACTTCGACATCATCTACACGAGCAACGGCGACTGCTTCGACCGCTACCGCATCCGGCTCTACGAGATCCTCGAGTCGGTGAAGATCGTGCGCCAGTGCGTCGAGCGCATGCCGGCCGGTGACTTCCGCGTCCAGGACCGCAAGGTCACGCCGCCGCCTCGCGCGCGCATCGACGAGTCGATGGAGGCGCTGATCCATCACTTCAAGCTGTTCACCGAGGGCTTCAAGGTGCCCGCCGGTGAGACGTACGTCGCGATCGAGTCGCCTCGCGGCGAGATCGGGTGCTATCTCGTAGCCGACGGGACCGGGAAGCCGTGCCGTCTGCACATCCGCGGCCCGTCCTTCTACAACCTGCAGTCCGTGAGCACGATGGGACGCGGCGCGATGGTCGCCGACGCCGTCGCCGTCGTCTCCAGCATCGACCCGATCATGGGGGAGGTCGACCGCTAGCGATGGCGTTCACACCGGAGAACCGCGCGCGTGCGCGCGAGATCGTCGCGCGCTATCCGCGGCCGAAGTCGGCGATCCTCCCGCTCGCACACCTCGCGCAGGACCAGGACGGGTGGTTGTCGCGCGACGCGATGTGCGAGATCGCGGAGCTCGTGGGTCAGACGCCGGCCGACGTCCTCGGCACGTGCTCCTTCTACACGATGCTCAAGCGCGAGCCCGTCGGCCGCCTGGTCGTGTCGGTGTGCACGAACGTGAGCTGTCTCGTCACCGGCGGACCGCAGGTTCTGGATCACCTTCGTCACCGCTACGCGGACGACCCCGAGGTCTACGTCGAGGAGGTCGAGTGCCTCGCGGCGTGCGGCGGCGCGCCCGCGATGCAGGTGAACTACGAGTTCCACGAGAACGTCACGCCCGACTCCGCGGAGGGCATCGTCGAGGCGTACAAGCGTGGCGAGCTGCAGGCGCGGACGGTGTCCGGCGCGCGCGTGGCGTCGGGGAGCAGGTCCTGATGGCCGACGCTCGCGAGACGCGCATCATCACGAAGCGGCTGCACGATCGGCCCGACGACTCGTGGACGCTCGACGCCGCGCTGGCGACGGGCGGGTACGACGGGTTGCGCAAGGCCCTGACCATGACCGGCGAGGCCATCGGCCAGGAGCAGGTGAAGGCTTCGGGCCTGCGTGGGCGCGGTGGTGCTGGCTTCCCGACCTCGAACAAGTGGTCGTTCCTGCCGA encodes the following:
- a CDS encoding NADH-quinone oxidoreductase subunit C, coding for MADDEARETIPKDGADAATGEVARAGAPAPDDDVAAALIERFPDVLFFRSHTQPVLHVPRGRWHDVAQSLRDDESFDQCVDVTAVDHLVDPARLVAPGVDPERFEVVTNFLSHTRNRRIRCIAQVPADDPVIASLVDLYPGLSFPERETYDLFGIRFEGHPDLTRILMPDDWIGHPLRKDDAPARVPVTFKEDPSPR
- the nuoD gene encoding NADH dehydrogenase (quinone) subunit D, producing the protein MSEMTDVVEFSPDEERLQRQTDEGSQELRTSVRDVVVTGGQWPEGEDEGDTMIINMGPQHPSTHGVLRLMMELDGETVLQVKPVIGYLHTGMEKTGEELTYAQGSTNVTRMDYAAPLSNELVYSLAVERLLDLELPPRATWIRMMMVELNRMSSHLLFQATNGMDIGALSMMIYGWREREETLRFLEKVTGLRMNHNYIRPGGVAADLPDGWQDDVLELCKLVEAGVSEYDALLTENPIWLERMVGVGVITTEQALALGATGPILRSTGMPWDLRKAQPYLAYDDVDFDIIYTSNGDCFDRYRIRLYEILESVKIVRQCVERMPAGDFRVQDRKVTPPPRARIDESMEALIHHFKLFTEGFKVPAGETYVAIESPRGEIGCYLVADGTGKPCRLHIRGPSFYNLQSVSTMGRGAMVADAVAVVSSIDPIMGEVDR
- a CDS encoding geranylgeranyl reductase family protein, whose protein sequence is MSERYDVLVVGAGPAGAAAAYWLASGGRRVLAIERKRFPREKTCGDGLTPRAVRQLHDMGLQDRLAGHQRFDGLRSIAHGITLELAWPDHPVFPPYGYVVRRRDLDAMVAERAVDAGAELWTGAEAVAPVVEDGLVRGASVRRDGATERVDARVVVVADGANSRFGRALGTERRRRYPLGMAIRGYFESPFHDEPWIESHLDLRDPDGNHLPGYGWVFPVGDGTVNVGAGLLSTFHGWKSVNTTRLMEAFVATAPQRWGIRAETACGPPTGGKLPTGGSVEPKVGPTWLVVGDAAGSVNPFNGEGIAYAYETGRMAAAAVEEALATGDGLALHGYTAQLEKEYDLYFRVARAFVKAIGNPAVMRELTRVGMRSRTLMEWVLRIMANLLRPDELGPAEAAYRAVERLVALGPEP
- a CDS encoding NADH-quinone oxidoreductase subunit A; the encoded protein is MVQYLPILAMIVLVLIFVVASFAASTLLSPKRPNPAKTAPYESGIVPEVAPAERFPVKFYLVALTFIVLDVEIIFLYPFTTVYRGMGTYGLVLMGVFLLVLLVPFAFLLSTGALDWGPMKRAPVRVGEGVLRASSIPPLTVGSSDTGDGEARGGAPEIEEAS
- a CDS encoding NAD(P)H-dependent oxidoreductase subunit E, which translates into the protein MAFTPENRARAREIVARYPRPKSAILPLAHLAQDQDGWLSRDAMCEIAELVGQTPADVLGTCSFYTMLKREPVGRLVVSVCTNVSCLVTGGPQVLDHLRHRYADDPEVYVEEVECLAACGGAPAMQVNYEFHENVTPDSAEGIVEAYKRGELQARTVSGARVASGSRS
- the extP gene encoding selenite/tellurite reduction operon b-type cytochrome ExtP translates to MFRKDHADTPRQRSYVIMNSVLYHLHPVKVKRHAVKVSYTLCLGGLSFFLFILLTVTGIFLMFFYRPTAASAWDSVKTLETAVYFGSLVRNMHRWAAHLMVLSVFLHMSRVFYHGAYKAPREFNWVIGVILLTLTLLMSFTGYLLPWDQLALWAVTVGTNMMGYTPVFGNSVRYVLLGSKEISGDTLLRWYVLHVLLLPFTIVIFMAIHFWRVRKDGGISGPL